The Burkholderia mallei ATCC 23344 genome has a window encoding:
- a CDS encoding acyl carrier protein, translating to MLDPASAHSASIELWLIERIACYLQRAPHEIRPDTPLDEIGLDSVYALTLCGEIEEVLHLTVEPTIAWDYPTVAEIARELDARLAQRSAQGEAHAQ from the coding sequence GTGCTCGATCCCGCGAGTGCGCACAGCGCGTCGATCGAGCTTTGGTTGATCGAGCGTATCGCGTGCTATCTGCAGCGCGCGCCGCACGAGATCCGGCCCGACACGCCGCTCGACGAGATCGGCCTCGATTCGGTCTATGCGCTCACGCTATGCGGCGAGATCGAGGAGGTGCTGCATTTGACGGTCGAGCCGACGATCGCGTGGGATTACCCGACGGTCGCGGAGATCGCCCGCGAGCTTGACGCACGGCTCGCGCAGCGCTCGGCGCAGGGCGAGGCGCACGCGCAATGA
- a CDS encoding sigma-70 family RNA polymerase sigma factor: protein MTGADIASTLPPLLPRLLAFARRLCGDTHDADDLVQRACLRALERPHQLQRDTSPLNWMMAIVHSSWMSELRARHVRHRLQTDWNDDVIDALPGPTAADPQIHAMNAQIIRAVELLPETLRAAMLLIAVEGLSYQEAAGVLDVPIGTVMSRLWRARQSIGAQFGARER, encoded by the coding sequence ATGACCGGTGCAGATATCGCTTCTACACTTCCGCCGTTGCTACCCCGTCTGCTCGCCTTCGCTCGCCGCCTCTGCGGCGATACGCACGACGCCGACGATCTGGTGCAGCGTGCGTGCCTGAGGGCGCTCGAGCGCCCTCATCAATTGCAGCGGGATACGTCGCCGCTCAATTGGATGATGGCGATCGTGCATTCGAGCTGGATGAGCGAATTGCGCGCGAGGCATGTGCGGCATCGATTGCAAACCGACTGGAACGACGACGTCATCGACGCGCTGCCCGGGCCGACGGCCGCCGATCCGCAAATCCACGCGATGAATGCGCAGATCATTCGCGCCGTCGAATTGCTGCCTGAAACACTGCGCGCGGCGATGCTGCTGATTGCCGTCGAAGGGCTGAGCTACCAGGAAGCGGCCGGCGTGCTCGACGTGCCGATCGGAACCGTGATGAGCCGCCTGTGGCGCGCGCGCCAATCCATCGGCGCGCAGTTCGGCGCGCGCGAGCGCTAG
- a CDS encoding 2OG-Fe dioxygenase family protein — translation MHRIEEEAFSAESRAEPDAGAALRALGWMMFGMEDLRLCADERRELAQLARYAQTLPIDGFGGNGRHRCYAEAVLSPSARTLRWKPGIVGKDGTIEVEYEQETEFQPEYGGVRRRFARASDRVLQSSLIRKLIWFDFDLIGWAGASEPLQCGFHLVRLQALPGKPSRSTPDCLHRDGQPYTAVHLVSRHDVTGGLNYIAPPRYSGRNVDELPADALTTFTLTEPLDSYIVDDAAVCHHVSAVGCAPGAASGSRTVMLIDFSPIPLSS, via the coding sequence ATGCACAGAATCGAAGAGGAAGCGTTTTCGGCCGAATCGCGTGCGGAACCGGACGCCGGCGCCGCGTTGCGCGCGCTGGGCTGGATGATGTTCGGCATGGAGGATCTGAGGCTTTGCGCCGACGAGCGGCGCGAACTGGCTCAACTGGCCCGCTATGCGCAGACCTTGCCGATCGACGGATTCGGCGGCAACGGCCGGCACCGCTGCTACGCGGAAGCCGTGCTGAGCCCGTCGGCGCGAACCTTGCGCTGGAAGCCCGGCATTGTCGGAAAGGACGGCACGATCGAAGTCGAATATGAACAGGAGACCGAATTTCAGCCCGAGTACGGCGGCGTGCGCCGGCGTTTCGCGCGCGCGAGCGATCGCGTGCTGCAATCGTCGCTGATCCGCAAGCTGATCTGGTTCGACTTCGATCTGATCGGCTGGGCGGGCGCGTCCGAGCCGCTTCAGTGCGGATTTCATCTCGTGCGGTTGCAGGCGCTGCCCGGCAAGCCGTCGCGCAGCACGCCCGACTGCCTGCATCGCGACGGCCAGCCGTATACGGCCGTTCATCTGGTGAGCCGCCACGACGTGACGGGCGGGCTCAACTACATCGCGCCGCCTCGATACTCGGGCCGCAATGTCGACGAGTTGCCGGCCGACGCGCTGACCACGTTCACGCTGACCGAGCCGCTCGACAGCTACATCGTCGACGACGCGGCCGTCTGCCATCACGTGAGCGCCGTCGGCTGCGCGCCGGGCGCGGCGTCAGGCTCGCGCACCGTCATGCTGATCGATTTTTCGCCGATTCCGCTGTCGTCATAG
- a CDS encoding acyl-CoA dehydrogenase family protein, with the protein MSLNHAPFALASAFDRYLGDPSMPDNAFSYARCAQLDAHERFPDAVCAMLSQWGLHRYYVPERFGGMLRDFEQPLQLIRMLARRDLTVAIGHGKTFLGAVCVWVGATHEQASRFARRIGDGAIVSWGLTEREHGSDLLRSDTYAEADGDEYRIAGEKWLINNATRGDMISLLARTRREGGPRGFDMLLVDKHALSQGRFRPLPKERTHGIRGADISGIAFDDARIPASARIGARGAGLETVLKGLQLTRTLCASLSLGAGDHALRLALGFACERRLYGRTLIDLPNARRTLIDAYTDQLLAEAAALVGARSIQALPDEMSVTSAVVKYLVPTRAEAMLDTLAELLGARAFLADTYAHGMFQKVQRDNRIVSLFDGNTLVNLNAIVNAFQTLAKRYRGRDGADAGQALAAFDLGMPLPAFDRGALSLVSRHGCRVVGALPALADGIAQRAACEPALSRLVAPVRRLAALTDDVHRRMLACPPVRVHVPVEQFELAKRYALCHAAASALGLWWHTRHRVGEASAAPPWRDGLWLRAVLRRVRVALGDAADFDDEAGDALWRALLRQHRDGLLFSLLPCELAEHRGEAA; encoded by the coding sequence ATGAGCCTGAACCATGCGCCGTTCGCGCTCGCGAGCGCGTTCGACCGTTATCTCGGCGATCCGTCGATGCCCGACAACGCGTTTTCATACGCGCGATGCGCGCAGCTGGATGCGCACGAGCGCTTTCCCGACGCCGTCTGCGCGATGCTGTCCCAGTGGGGGCTGCATCGCTATTACGTGCCCGAGCGGTTCGGCGGCATGCTGCGCGATTTCGAGCAGCCGCTGCAGTTGATCCGGATGCTCGCGCGCCGCGACCTGACCGTCGCGATCGGCCACGGCAAGACTTTTCTCGGCGCGGTTTGCGTGTGGGTGGGCGCGACGCACGAGCAGGCGTCGCGCTTCGCGCGCCGGATAGGCGACGGCGCGATCGTATCGTGGGGGCTGACCGAGCGCGAGCACGGCAGCGATCTGCTGCGCAGCGATACGTATGCCGAAGCCGACGGCGACGAATACCGGATCGCCGGCGAGAAATGGCTGATCAACAACGCGACGCGCGGCGACATGATCAGCCTGCTCGCCCGCACGCGGCGCGAAGGCGGCCCCCGCGGCTTCGACATGCTGCTCGTCGACAAGCACGCACTGTCCCAAGGCCGCTTTCGCCCGCTGCCGAAGGAGCGCACGCACGGCATCCGCGGCGCCGATATCAGCGGCATCGCGTTCGACGATGCGAGGATACCGGCGAGCGCGCGAATCGGCGCGCGCGGCGCGGGCCTCGAAACCGTGCTCAAGGGCTTGCAGCTCACGCGCACGCTTTGCGCGTCGCTGTCGCTCGGCGCGGGCGATCATGCGCTGCGGCTCGCGCTGGGCTTCGCGTGCGAGCGCCGGCTGTACGGCCGCACGCTGATCGATCTGCCGAACGCGCGACGCACGCTGATCGACGCGTATACGGATCAACTGCTCGCCGAAGCCGCCGCGCTCGTCGGGGCGCGAAGCATCCAGGCATTGCCCGACGAGATGAGCGTGACGTCCGCGGTCGTCAAGTATCTCGTGCCCACGCGCGCGGAGGCGATGCTCGACACGCTCGCCGAGTTGCTCGGCGCGCGTGCGTTCTTAGCCGATACATACGCGCACGGGATGTTCCAGAAAGTGCAGCGCGACAATCGGATCGTGTCGTTGTTCGACGGAAACACGCTCGTCAATCTGAACGCGATCGTCAATGCGTTCCAGACGCTGGCGAAGCGCTATCGCGGGCGCGACGGCGCCGACGCCGGACAGGCGCTCGCCGCGTTCGATCTGGGCATGCCGCTGCCGGCGTTCGATCGCGGCGCGCTCAGCCTCGTGTCGCGGCACGGCTGCCGCGTCGTCGGCGCGTTGCCGGCATTGGCCGACGGCATCGCGCAGCGCGCGGCATGCGAGCCGGCGCTGTCGCGCCTGGTGGCGCCGGTTCGCAGGCTCGCCGCGCTGACGGACGACGTGCACCGGCGGATGCTCGCGTGCCCGCCGGTTCGCGTGCACGTGCCCGTCGAACAATTCGAGCTCGCGAAGCGCTATGCGCTGTGCCATGCGGCGGCGTCGGCGCTCGGGCTGTGGTGGCATACGCGGCATCGCGTCGGCGAGGCGAGCGCCGCGCCGCCGTGGCGGGACGGCCTGTGGCTGCGCGCGGTGCTGCGGCGGGTGCGCGTCGCGCTGGGCGACGCGGCCGATTTCGACGACGAGGCGGGCGACGCATTATGGCGCGCGCTGCTGCGTCAGCATCGCGACGGCCTGCTGTTTTCGCTGCTGCCGTGCGAGCTTGCCGAGCATCGAGGGGAGGCCGCATGA
- a CDS encoding acyl-CoA dehydrogenase, protein MSADAILTGRERAHRRVDAAGPHADLEQALGDPFDAANPLGYARILDADEREALSPDAEAVLERWGMNAEFVPARLGGRWDSVTEMVRRLRPVFRRDAALGIGHGVSSLVAAVGVWAAGSPAQQRELSELLLRGGKVSAAYHELDHGNDFLRNAFEAYPGADGALVLNGTKEVINNADRAHAWVVFARTDARAGGRSHSVLLLDRAALQPAIDAGELEILRRHRTAGVRGCRLAGLRFSRCRVPAERLVAARGAGVEISLRAFQITRIALPGMAIGMLDTALRTVVAFARERTLYGTRVIEMPYVRALLSDAMADLLAADCLVRAAARGLHLAPAHACVHAAAVKYLVPQLLRDSMNVLSVVLGARAYLRGGRHAIFGKMMRDMPIVGLAHAGGTACLLTVLSQLPALARRAAHRARDAGAPFDERVALPPLDFDALTIAAHGEDWLLDALPNALDAFEAAGERATPLARAVRHATAALDALRASAKRLPPSETGPAVHPESFELARRYAVLAAAAACVGVWRAERARAGASFVGAPAWLEAALSRLSERLGMPKQPAPPHVCDAIVSELVARADEHRSFCLYHARLNGGADVPASV, encoded by the coding sequence ATGAGCGCCGATGCGATCTTGACCGGGCGCGAGCGCGCGCACCGCCGCGTCGACGCGGCCGGGCCGCATGCCGATCTCGAGCAAGCGCTCGGCGATCCGTTCGATGCGGCCAACCCGCTCGGGTACGCGCGCATTCTCGATGCCGACGAACGCGAAGCGCTGTCCCCCGACGCGGAGGCCGTGCTCGAACGGTGGGGCATGAATGCCGAATTCGTGCCGGCGCGCCTCGGCGGGCGCTGGGATAGCGTGACGGAGATGGTCAGGCGGCTGCGCCCCGTGTTTCGGCGCGACGCGGCGCTCGGCATCGGCCACGGCGTGTCGTCGCTCGTCGCGGCCGTCGGCGTGTGGGCGGCGGGCTCGCCCGCCCAGCAGCGCGAACTGAGCGAGCTGCTGCTGCGCGGCGGGAAGGTGTCGGCCGCGTATCACGAGCTCGATCACGGCAACGACTTCCTGCGCAACGCATTCGAAGCGTATCCGGGCGCGGACGGCGCGCTCGTGCTGAACGGCACGAAGGAAGTCATCAACAACGCCGATCGTGCGCACGCGTGGGTGGTGTTCGCCCGCACCGACGCGCGGGCGGGCGGACGCAGCCATTCGGTGCTGTTGCTCGATCGGGCCGCGCTTCAGCCGGCGATCGACGCCGGCGAGCTGGAGATACTGCGTCGCCATCGGACGGCGGGCGTGCGCGGATGCCGCCTCGCCGGCCTGCGGTTCTCGCGCTGCCGGGTGCCGGCCGAGCGGCTCGTCGCCGCGCGCGGCGCGGGCGTCGAGATTTCGCTGCGCGCGTTCCAGATCACGCGCATCGCGCTGCCGGGCATGGCGATCGGCATGCTGGACACGGCGTTGCGCACGGTCGTCGCATTCGCGCGGGAACGCACGCTGTACGGCACGCGGGTGATCGAGATGCCGTACGTGCGCGCGCTGCTGAGCGACGCGATGGCGGATCTGCTTGCCGCCGATTGCCTCGTGCGGGCCGCCGCTCGCGGGCTGCATCTCGCGCCGGCGCACGCGTGCGTGCACGCGGCGGCCGTCAAGTACCTGGTGCCCCAGTTGCTTCGCGACAGCATGAACGTGTTGTCGGTCGTGCTCGGCGCGCGCGCTTACCTGCGCGGCGGGCGCCACGCGATCTTCGGCAAGATGATGCGGGACATGCCGATCGTCGGCCTCGCCCATGCGGGCGGCACCGCGTGCCTGCTCACGGTGCTCTCGCAACTGCCGGCGCTCGCGCGGCGCGCCGCGCATCGCGCGCGCGACGCCGGTGCGCCGTTCGACGAACGTGTCGCGCTGCCGCCGCTCGATTTCGATGCGTTGACGATCGCCGCGCATGGCGAGGACTGGCTGCTCGACGCCTTGCCGAACGCGCTGGACGCATTCGAGGCGGCCGGCGAGCGCGCGACACCGCTCGCCCGCGCGGTGCGTCACGCGACGGCGGCGCTCGATGCGCTGCGCGCGTCGGCGAAACGGCTGCCGCCGAGCGAGACCGGCCCGGCGGTCCATCCCGAGAGCTTCGAGCTCGCACGGCGCTACGCGGTGCTGGCGGCCGCGGCGGCATGCGTGGGCGTGTGGCGGGCCGAGCGCGCGCGCGCCGGCGCGTCGTTCGTCGGCGCGCCCGCCTGGCTCGAAGCGGCGCTGTCTCGCCTGAGCGAGCGGCTCGGCATGCCGAAGCAGCCGGCGCCGCCGCACGTATGCGATGCGATCGTATCGGAGCTCGTCGCGCGGGCCGACGAGCACCGCTCGTTTTGCCTATATCACGCCCGGTTAAACGGAGGTGCCGATGTCCCAGCCAGTGTCTGA
- a CDS encoding IMPACT family protein, whose amino-acid sequence MTYTLAATYTRELDIRKSRFIAYAIPVEDRDAAMAELQRLRAEHPGATHVCWALLAGGQSGMSDDGEPSGTAGRPILEVLRHHDLDGVLGAVVRYFGGVKLGAGGLVRAYTDAIAAALIDAERVERIAYARLAIEIGYPDEARVRRWIEQEGHALVDSAYAMTVKLVIRLPAAAADAARDTLFDLTQGRAGFPSVD is encoded by the coding sequence ATGACCTACACGCTCGCCGCCACCTACACGCGCGAACTCGACATCCGCAAGAGCCGCTTCATCGCATACGCGATCCCCGTCGAGGACCGCGACGCGGCGATGGCCGAATTGCAGCGGCTGCGCGCCGAGCATCCGGGCGCGACGCACGTCTGCTGGGCGCTGCTCGCGGGCGGCCAGTCCGGGATGTCCGACGACGGCGAGCCGTCCGGCACCGCCGGCCGGCCGATTCTCGAAGTGCTGCGCCATCACGACCTGGACGGCGTGCTGGGCGCCGTCGTGCGCTACTTCGGCGGCGTGAAGCTCGGCGCGGGCGGCCTCGTGCGCGCGTACACCGATGCGATCGCCGCCGCGCTGATCGATGCCGAGCGCGTCGAGCGGATCGCGTACGCGCGGCTTGCGATCGAGATCGGCTATCCGGACGAGGCACGCGTGCGCCGCTGGATCGAGCAGGAAGGCCACGCGCTCGTCGACAGCGCGTACGCAATGACGGTCAAGCTCGTGATCCGGCTGCCCGCCGCTGCGGCCGACGCCGCGCGCGACACGCTGTTCGACCTGACGCAAGGGCGCGCCGGATTTCCTTCAGTCGATTGA
- a CDS encoding fatty acyl-AMP ligase encodes MPSNFAEHFENQVLKYGNRSQFVFLHGKPGDSAGEARLGYAQLDARARSIAAWLSACGAARRPVLLVYPEGLAFVAAFLGCLYAGAIAVPVPVPADARSVERTRRIVRDAGIALALTPTAADAHALANCLAAPGDAVSTVGALRCEATDALEALDASAWSRPALDASAIAFLQYTSGSTGEPKGVVVSHRNLLHNEAQIQRVVASDADSVVTGWLPHFHDMGLIGMLLHPLYVGCDCVFMAPSTFLRRPVRWLEAATHYAATITVAPNFAYDLCARAVKREQLGGLDLSALKVALNGAEPVRAKTIEAFSARFAPVGFDARAFSPCYGMAEVTLLASAGRPAAAPVLLDIDARALERHEASLAKPGAEALRVVGSGRAVDLDLRIVDPQTHAVAADGRIGEIWLRGDSVAQGYWRRPDASEAAFRARTAAGDGPYLRTGDLGFVRDGELFVTGRLKDLLIVNGRNLYPQDIEDFVRELHPALGAGAGAAFSIDADGERVVVVHEIKEAWLDDGLSAAALSARIRTALARAFDIAAPSVVLVPRGGVKRTTSGKVQRGLTRDAFLAARLRVLHEDIQVPVRSLRVAAGEGVAQDASRGAA; translated from the coding sequence GTGCCGTCTAATTTTGCCGAACACTTCGAAAATCAAGTCTTGAAGTATGGGAATCGCAGTCAATTTGTTTTTCTACACGGAAAACCCGGTGATTCGGCCGGCGAGGCGCGGCTCGGCTATGCGCAACTGGATGCCCGCGCGCGATCGATCGCCGCGTGGCTGTCGGCGTGCGGCGCCGCGCGCCGGCCGGTTCTGCTCGTCTATCCCGAAGGCCTCGCGTTTGTGGCGGCTTTTCTCGGCTGCCTGTATGCCGGCGCGATCGCCGTGCCGGTGCCCGTGCCCGCGGACGCGCGCAGCGTCGAGCGAACCAGGCGGATCGTCCGCGATGCGGGCATCGCGCTTGCGCTGACGCCGACGGCCGCCGATGCGCACGCGCTCGCGAACTGCCTGGCTGCGCCCGGCGATGCGGTCTCCACGGTCGGCGCGCTGCGATGCGAGGCCACCGACGCGCTCGAGGCCCTCGATGCGAGCGCGTGGAGCAGGCCGGCGCTCGATGCCTCGGCGATCGCGTTCTTGCAATACACGTCCGGCTCGACGGGAGAGCCCAAAGGCGTCGTCGTGTCGCATCGTAATCTGCTGCACAACGAAGCGCAGATTCAGCGTGTCGTGGCGAGCGACGCCGATAGCGTCGTGACGGGATGGCTGCCGCATTTTCACGACATGGGGCTGATCGGCATGCTGCTGCATCCGCTGTACGTCGGCTGCGACTGCGTGTTCATGGCGCCGTCCACGTTCTTGCGGCGTCCCGTTCGATGGCTGGAGGCCGCGACGCATTACGCGGCCACGATTACGGTCGCGCCGAACTTCGCGTACGACCTGTGCGCGCGCGCCGTGAAGCGCGAGCAACTCGGCGGGCTCGATCTGTCCGCGCTGAAGGTCGCGTTGAACGGCGCGGAGCCGGTTCGCGCGAAAACGATCGAAGCGTTCTCGGCGCGTTTCGCGCCGGTCGGCTTCGATGCACGGGCGTTTTCGCCGTGCTACGGGATGGCCGAGGTCACGTTGCTCGCGAGCGCGGGCCGCCCGGCGGCGGCGCCCGTGCTGCTCGATATCGACGCGCGGGCGCTCGAGCGCCATGAGGCATCGTTGGCGAAGCCCGGTGCCGAGGCGTTGCGCGTCGTGGGCAGTGGGCGCGCCGTCGATCTCGATCTGCGCATCGTCGATCCGCAAACGCACGCCGTGGCGGCCGACGGGCGCATCGGCGAGATCTGGCTGCGCGGCGACAGCGTCGCGCAAGGCTACTGGCGCCGCCCCGACGCGAGCGAGGCGGCGTTCCGGGCGCGCACGGCCGCAGGCGACGGGCCGTATCTGCGGACCGGCGATCTCGGTTTCGTGCGGGACGGGGAGCTGTTCGTGACCGGGCGCCTCAAGGACCTGCTGATCGTCAACGGCCGCAACCTCTATCCGCAGGACATCGAGGATTTCGTTCGCGAGTTGCATCCCGCGCTCGGCGCGGGCGCGGGCGCGGCGTTTTCGATCGATGCGGACGGCGAACGCGTCGTCGTCGTCCATGAAATCAAGGAGGCGTGGCTCGACGATGGCCTTTCGGCCGCCGCGCTGTCCGCTCGCATCAGGACGGCGCTCGCGCGCGCGTTCGACATCGCGGCCCCGAGCGTCGTGCTCGTGCCGCGCGGCGGCGTGAAGCGCACGACGAGCGGCAAGGTGCAGCGCGGCCTCACGCGCGACGCGTTTCTGGCCGCGCGGCTGCGCGTGCTGCACGAGGATATCCAGGTGCCGGTTCGGTCGTTGCGTGTGGCCGCGGGCGAGGGCGTCGCGCAGGATGCCTCCCGGGGCGCCGCATGA
- a CDS encoding IS3-like element IS407 family transposase (programmed frameshift), producing the protein MKKRFTEQQIIGFLKEAEAGMPVKELCRKHGFSDASFYTWRAKFGGMEVSEARRLKGLEVENARLKKLLAEAMLDMEALKVVVKGKPLSPQAKREAVLAIREKVNISERRACRLVGLSRSVLHYDAKPDHENEVLAARLVKLAHERRRFGYRRLHALVEREGTHANHKRIYRLYREAGLAVRRRRKRHGVMIEREQLALPGAPNEVWSIDFVMDALSNGRRVKCLTVVDDFTKEAVDIVVDHGISGLYVARALDRAARFRGYPKAVRTDQGPEFTSRALDQWAYANGVTLKLIQAGKPTQNAYIESFNGKFRDECLNEHWFTTLAHARAVIAAWRQDYNEQRPHSALNYLAPSEFAAKHRATADAPAAFQELV; encoded by the exons ATGAAGAAGCGCTTTACGGAACAGCAAATCATCGGGTTTCTGAAGGAAGCCGAGGCCGGTATGCCGGTCAAGGAACTGTGCAGGAAGCATGGGTTCAGTGACGCGTCGTTCTACACCTGGCGCGCGAAGTTCGGCGGCATGGAAGTCTCGGAAGCCCGCCGGCTCAAGGGCCTCGAGGTGGAGAATGCCCGACTGAAGAAACTGCTGGCCGAAGCAATGCTCGATATGGAAGCGTTGAAGGTTGTCGTCAAGGGAAAGC CCCTGAGCCCGCAAGCCAAACGCGAAGCAGTGTTGGCGATTCGGGAGAAGGTCAACATCTCCGAGCGCCGCGCCTGCCGGCTTGTCGGGCTTTCTCGCAGCGTGCTGCATTACGACGCGAAGCCGGACCACGAGAATGAGGTGCTCGCGGCGCGTCTGGTGAAGTTGGCGCACGAACGTCGTCGATTCGGCTACCGCCGACTGCACGCCCTGGTGGAACGCGAAGGCACGCACGCCAATCACAAGCGCATCTATCGCCTGTACCGTGAGGCAGGGCTGGCTGTGCGGCGCCGTCGCAAGCGCCACGGCGTCATGATTGAGCGCGAGCAACTGGCATTGCCGGGCGCACCCAACGAGGTATGGTCAATCGATTTCGTGATGGATGCGCTTTCCAACGGCCGGCGCGTGAAGTGCCTGACCGTCGTCGACGATTTCACGAAAGAGGCTGTCGACATCGTCGTCGACCATGGCATCTCAGGTTTGTATGTCGCTCGGGCATTGGACCGTGCAGCTCGCTTCCGTGGCTATCCCAAGGCGGTGCGAACAGACCAGGGACCCGAATTTACGAGCCGCGCGCTTGACCAGTGGGCGTATGCGAACGGCGTCACGCTGAAGTTGATTCAGGCGGGCAAGCCCACGCAGAATGCGTACATCGAATCGTTCAACGGCAAGTTCCGCGACGAATGCCTTAACGAGCACTGGTTCACGACGCTCGCGCACGCTCGGGCAGTCATCGCGGCATGGCGTCAGGACTACAACGAGCAAAGGCCGCACAGCGCACTGAACTACCTTGCGCCGTCAGAGTTTGCGGCGAAACATCGGGCAACCGCGGACGCTCCTGCCGCTTTCCAGGAGTTGGTTTAA
- a CDS encoding DUF4148 domain-containing protein — protein sequence MNTKTTIVWVTAAALTALALSPAAFAQGKTRDEVRQELIRAQHEGVVPAGKNDYPPSAALVARNKELHAISVHGGKTDLALDQHDQTVAR from the coding sequence ATGAACACGAAAACAACGATCGTTTGGGTCACCGCCGCCGCGCTGACGGCGCTCGCCTTGTCCCCCGCCGCGTTCGCGCAGGGCAAGACGCGCGACGAGGTTCGGCAGGAGCTGATCCGCGCGCAGCACGAGGGCGTCGTGCCGGCCGGCAAGAACGACTACCCGCCGAGCGCGGCGCTCGTTGCGCGCAACAAGGAACTGCACGCGATTTCGGTGCATGGCGGCAAGACCGATCTCGCGCTCGATCAGCACGATCAAACCGTCGCGCGCTGA
- the irlS gene encoding heavy metal sensor histidine kinase IrlS has protein sequence MIRRLLPRTLRARLTALIILSTAATLALSGVALYSALHNRLVGMSSYEMSATLAAMRTHLANVANVDDIPRKSDLWIDQLHGHQNLDLAIYDTDGRLRFATRGFVAPRPALGAPQTRVPASAAPAGATFSYLADDAPLRGGNPRTARIVVQYDGKNDHALLRAYAYTVVVIEVLAVVLTAALAYGIAMLGLSPLRRLVARAEQMSSSRLAQPLPELDTSGELKEMEHAFNAMLKRLDESFVRLSQFSSNLAHDMRTPLTNLLAEAQVALSKPRTADEYRDVIESSIDEYQRLSRMIEDMLFLARSDNAQSHLAIRTLDAAAQAERVAGYYEPMAEDAEVSIVVRGKAEVRADALLYHRALSNLISNALNHAPRGSTITIECAQAADAATISVSDTGRGIEAPHRERIFERFYRVDPARHNSASGTGLGLAIVRSIMENHGGTCGVDSEPHVRTTFWLKFPAHAA, from the coding sequence ATGATCAGACGCCTGCTGCCCCGCACGCTGCGCGCGCGCCTGACGGCGCTCATCATCCTGTCGACCGCGGCGACGCTCGCGCTGAGCGGCGTCGCGCTCTACAGCGCGCTGCACAACCGGCTCGTCGGCATGTCGTCGTACGAGATGTCGGCGACGCTCGCGGCGATGCGCACGCATCTCGCGAACGTCGCGAACGTCGACGATATCCCGCGCAAATCGGATCTGTGGATCGATCAACTGCACGGCCATCAGAATCTGGATCTCGCGATCTACGACACCGACGGCCGCCTGCGCTTCGCCACGCGCGGCTTCGTCGCGCCGCGGCCCGCGCTCGGCGCGCCGCAAACGCGCGTGCCGGCGAGCGCCGCGCCCGCCGGCGCGACGTTCAGCTATCTCGCGGACGACGCGCCGCTGCGCGGCGGGAACCCGCGCACCGCGCGCATCGTCGTGCAGTACGACGGCAAGAACGATCATGCGCTGCTGCGCGCATACGCGTACACGGTCGTCGTGATCGAGGTGCTCGCGGTCGTGCTGACGGCGGCGCTCGCCTACGGCATCGCGATGCTCGGCCTGAGCCCGCTGCGGCGGCTCGTCGCGCGCGCCGAGCAGATGTCGTCGAGCCGGCTCGCGCAGCCGCTGCCGGAGCTCGACACGTCGGGCGAGCTCAAGGAAATGGAGCACGCGTTCAACGCCATGCTCAAGCGCCTCGACGAATCGTTCGTCCGGCTGAGCCAGTTCTCGTCGAATCTCGCGCACGACATGCGCACGCCGCTCACGAACCTGCTCGCCGAGGCGCAGGTCGCGCTATCGAAGCCGCGCACGGCCGACGAATATCGCGACGTGATCGAATCGAGCATCGACGAGTATCAGCGTCTGTCGCGCATGATCGAGGACATGCTGTTCCTCGCGCGCTCCGACAACGCGCAGAGCCATCTGGCGATCCGCACGCTCGACGCGGCGGCACAAGCCGAGCGCGTCGCCGGCTATTACGAGCCGATGGCCGAGGATGCCGAAGTGAGCATCGTCGTGCGCGGCAAGGCCGAGGTTCGGGCGGACGCGCTGCTCTATCACCGCGCGCTCAGCAACCTGATCAGCAACGCGCTCAATCACGCGCCGCGCGGCTCGACGATCACGATCGAATGCGCGCAAGCCGCCGACGCGGCGACGATCAGCGTATCGGACACGGGCCGCGGCATCGAGGCGCCGCACCGCGAACGGATCTTCGAGCGGTTCTACCGCGTCGATCCGGCGCGGCACAATTCGGCGTCCGGCACGGGGCTCGGCCTGGCGATCGTGCGCTCGATCATGGAAAACCACGGCGGCACGTGCGGCGTCGACAGCGAGCCGCACGTGCGCACGACGTTCTGGCTGAAGTTTCCCGCGCACGCGGCCTGA